From a single Saccharomyces kudriavzevii IFO 1802 strain IFO1802 genome assembly, chromosome: 15 genomic region:
- the TSR4 gene encoding small subunit rRNA maturation protein TSR4 (similar to Saccharomyces cerevisiae TSR4 (YOL022C); ancestral locus Anc_1.365): MSRIEELPSSDYDDDTYSSKPGDVFLAFVDAPVKETDEILIEDSFIGGEPKWLHPDSLPPAELLKCGACKSIDNMKLLLQAFSPLDDEHIRAIQQRLGINNMNYINPQDDRVLYVFLCTKCQRKKNSVRCIRGVKKSKNVDSLSEKMASTSLEKDFQINPFDLANNPDSTSNAFSGNNPFGSVSTSPFGTDSIHSGITQKEEDESAKVSSKAARKLHELQKDKKYDGSKCFKGYLLYVEEETFKNKKPAHLQLPKNLKIDKEVLDLTGDEDLEKDPIKLDPRTEKLSKFLDDDVFQKFQEVVGYNPLQILRYDLGGKPLLYAETKVDIPSTVPRPGYNPSSQRIFEMQLMPKMIYDLEEEVSVDNGMEWGTILVFTDVENYVPEFDDHGVGYVEDCVKVQWESRT; this comes from the coding sequence ATGTCTAGAATCGAAGAGCTGCCATCATCCGATTATGACGACGATACGTACTCTAGTAAACCAGGAGATGTATTTTTGGCCTTTGTGGACGCACCTGTTAAAGAAACTGATGAAATCTTAATTGAAGATAGTTTTATTGGCGGTGAACCTAAATGGCTACATCCAGATTCGCTACCACCAGCTGAATTATTGAAGTGTGGTGCCTGTAAATCGATTGATAACATGAAGCTATTATTGCAAGCATTTTCACCTCTAGATGATGAACATATAAGAGCAATTCAACAACGGCTTGGCATTAATAATATGAATTACATCAACCCTCAGGACGATAGAGTTTTGTATGTTTTCCTCTGTACCAAATgtcaaaggaaaaaaaattcagttCGATGCATCAGAGGTGTaaagaagagcaagaaCGTTGATAGTCTTTCAGAAAAGATGGCATCAACTTCCCTGGAAAAAGATTTCCAAATTAACCCATTTGATTTAGCCAATAATCCTGATTCGACATCTAATGCCTTTTCGGGAAACAATCCATTTGGGAGTGTGAGTACTAGTCCTTTCGGAACTGATAGCATTCATTCCGGTATAACgcaaaaggaagaagacgaaTCTGCTaaagtttcttcaaagGCAGCCAGAAAACTACATGAATTACAAAAGGACAAAAAATACGACGGCAGTAAATGCTTTAAAGGTTATTTGTTGTacgttgaagaagaaacttttaaaaataaaaagccAGCTCATTTGCAGTTACCTAAGAATCTAAAGATTGATAAGGAAGTTTTAGATTTGACAGGAGATGaagatcttgaaaaagacCCAATTAAGCTGGACCCGAGAACAGAAAAGCTATCCAAGTTccttgatgatgatgtatttcaaaaatttcaggaGGTGGTCGGTTATAACCCACTACAGATATTACGTTATGATTTGGGTGGAAAACCGCTGTTGTACGCCGAAACAAAGGTTGATATCCCAAGTACAGTGCCAAGGCCTGGCTACAACCCATCAAgtcaaagaatttttgagaTGCAGTTAATGCCAAAAATGATTTATGATTTGGAAGAGGAAGTATCTGTTGACAATGGAATGGAATGGGGTACCATCCTCGTTTTCACtgatgttgaaaattaCGTGcctgaatttgatgaccaCGGTGTCGGATATGTAGAGGATTGCGTTAAGGTCCAATGGGAATCGAGAACGTGA
- the DIS3 gene encoding exosome catalytic subunit DIS3 (similar to Saccharomyces cerevisiae DIS3 (YOL021C); ancestral locus Anc_1.367), whose amino-acid sequence MRFATAVLIKDEQEVLFPNNLSIASHKSRMSVSAIAPRRKRLAEGLSVTQKVFVRSRNGGATKIVREHYLRSDIPCLSRSCTKCPQIVVPDAQNELPRFVLSDSPLELGATIGKHYVVLDTNVVLQAIDLLENPNCFFDVIVPQIVLDEVRNKSYPVYTRLRTLCRDSDDLKRFIVFHNEFSEHTFVERLPNESINDRNDRAIRRTCQWYSEHLQPYGINVVLVSNDRLNREAATKEEDINIITKSLVQYVELLPNADEIRDSIPQMDSFDKDLGSDTFSDFMFPEYYSTARVMGGLKNGVLYQGTIQISEYNFLEGSLSLPRFSKPVLIVGQKNLNRAFNGDQVIVELLPQSEWKAPSSIVLDSEHFDVNDNPNIEAGDDDENNEVSSNTTIISDKQRRLLARDAMIAQRSKKIQPTAKVVYIQRRSWRQYVGQLAPSSVDSQSSSTQNVFVILMDKCLPKVRIRTRRAAELVDKRVVISIDSWPATHKYPLGHFVRDLGTIESAQAETEALLLEHDVEYRPFSKNVLECLPAEGHDWKAPTKLDDMEAIAKDPLLTKRKDLRDKVICSIDPPGCVDIDDALHARKLPNGNWEVGVHIADVTHFVKPSTALDAEGAARGTSVYLVDKRIDMLPMLLGTDLCSLKPYVDRFAFSVMWELDDNADIVNVEFMKSVIKSREAFSYEQAQLRIDDKNQDDELTLGMRALLKLSIKLKQKRLEAGALNLASPEVKVHMDSETSDPNEVEIKKLLATNSLVEEFMLLANISVARKIYDAFPQTAMLRRHAAPPSTNFETLNEMLNTRKNMSISLESSKALADSLDRCVDSEDPYFNTLVRIMSTRCMMAAQYFYSGAYSYPDFRHYGLAVDIYTHFTSPIRRYCDVVAHRQLAGAIGYEPLSLAHRDKNKMDMICRNINRKHRNAQFAGRASIEYYVGQVMRSNESTETGYIIKVFNNGIVVLVPKFGVEGLIRLDNLTKDPNSATFDEVEYKLTFVPTDSNKPRDVYVFDKVEVQVRSVMDPITSKRKAELLLK is encoded by the coding sequence ATGAGGTTTGCTACTGCGGTGCTTATTAAAGATGAACAAGAGGTTTTGTTTCCGAACAATTTATCAATAGCATCACACAAATCGAGAATGTCGGTTTCTGCTATTGCTCCCAGACGGAAAAGACTTGCAGAAGGTTTGAGTGTCACTCAAAAAGTGTTTGTAAGGTCCCGTAACGGAGGCGCTACCAAGATTGTAAGAGAGCACTATTTGAGATCGGATATTCCATGTCTCTCGAGAAGCTGTACGAAGTGTCCGCAAATTGTTGTCCCCGATGCTCAGAATGAGTTGCCCAGGTTCGTTTTGTCTGATTCTCCCTTAGAGTTAGGCGCGACCATCGGAAAGCACTATGTCGTGCTGGATACCAACGTGGTGTTACAGGCGATCGATCTTTTGGAGAATCCAAATTGTTTTTTCGACGTCATCGTCCCGCAGATTGTTTTGGATGAAGTAAGAAACAAATCGTACCCGGTGTACACGAGATTGAGAACCCTATGTAGAGACAGTGATGATCTCAAGAGATTTATCGTGTTTCATAACGAGTTCAGTGAGCACACCTTCGTGGAGAGACTTCCAAACGAGAGTATTAATGACAGAAATGATAGAGCTATCAGGAGGACCTGTCAATGGTACAGTGAGCACCTGCAACCCTACGGTATAAACGTTGTTCTTGTCAGCAACGATCGTTTGAATAGAGAGGCCGCTACAAAGGAAGAGGATATCAATATAATAACCAAGAGTTTGGTACAGTACGTCGAGTTACTGCCAAACGCAGACGAAATCAGAGATTCTATCCCTCAAATGGACTCCTTTGATAAAGACCTAGGAAGCGACacattttcagatttcATGTTCCCAGAGTACTATTCCACGGCAAGAGTCATGGGTGGTCTGAAAAACGGTGTTTTGTATCAAGGTACTATTCAAATATCGGAGTacaatttcttggaaggTTCGTTGAGTCTCCCTAGATTTTCCAAGCCAGTGCTGATTGTGGGCCAGAAAAACTTGAACAGAGCATTCAACGGTGATCAGGTCATTGTAGAACTACTGCCTCAATCGGAATGGAAGGCTCCCTCGTCCATTGTTTTGGACTCTGAACATTTCGACGTTAACGATAATCCCAACATTGAAGCGggcgatgacgatgaaaatAACGAAGTCTCTTCTAATACCACTATAATTTCCGATAAGCAACGTAGGCTGCTGGCTAGAGATGCTATGATAGCCCAAAGGTCTAAAAAAATCCAGCCCACAGCGAAAGTCGTATacattcaaagaagatCTTGGAGACAGTACGTGGGTCAACTAGCGCCAAGTTCTGTGGACTCACAAAGCAGTAGTACTCAAAATGTCTTCGTTATCTTGATGGATAAATGTCTTCCAAAAGTTAGGATCAGAACAAGACGTGCCGCTGAATTGGTCGATAAAAGGGTCGTGATCTCCATTGATTCATGGCCCGCCACTCATAAATATCCACTGGGTCACTTCGTCAGAGATCTGGGTACGATTGAATCTGCTCAAGCAGAAACTGAAGCTTTACTATTGGAACATGATGTCGAGTATAGGcctttttccaaaaacgTTTTGGAATGTTTACCTGCAGAGGGCCACGATTGGAAAGCTCCAACGAAGCTGGATGATATGGAAGCTATCGCAAAGGATCCATTATtgacgaagaggaaagacCTTAGAGATAAAGTGATATGTAGTATTGATCCTCCAGGTTGTGTTGACATCGATGATGCACTGCATGCAAGGAAACTTCCAAACGGTAACTGGGAAGTTGGTGTTCATATTGCCGACGTCACTCATTTCGTTAAGCCAAGCACTGCTTTGGATGCAGAAGGTGCCGCAAGAGGTACCTCTGTCTATTTGGTGGACAAGCGTATTGATATGTTGCCTATGCTTTTAGGTACCGATTTGTGTTCTTTGAAACCATACGTTGATAGATTTGCGTTTTCAGTAATGTGGGAATTAGATGACAATGCTGATATTGTAAATGTTGAATTCATGAAATCCGTCATTAAATCTAGAGAAGCATTCTCATATGAGCAAGCACAACTAAGAATTGATGATAAGAATCAAGATGATGAGTTGACATTGGGCATGAGAGCTCTCTTAAAATTGTCTATAAAattgaagcaaaaaagaCTAGAGGCAGGTGCCTTGAATTTGGCCTCTCCTGAGGTTAAAGTCCATATGGATAGTGAAACATCAGATCCAAACGAAGTcgaaatcaaaaagttACTGGCAACAAACTCCTTAGTTGAAGAATTCATGTTGTTGGCGAACATCTCGGTCGCAAGGAAAATATACGATGCCTTTCCTCAGACTGCAATGCTAAGAAGACACGCAGCTCCACCATCtacaaattttgaaactttgaatgaaatgCTAAACACAAGGAAAAACATGTCCATATCATTGGAATCATCCAAGGCCTTGGCGGATTCTCTGGATAGGTGTGTTGATTCCGAGGATCCATACTTTAACACCTTAGTTCGTATCATGTCGACACGTTGTATGATGGCGGCCCAGTATTTCTATTCCGGGGCCTACTCCTATCCTGACTTTAGACATTACGGACTAGCTGTTGATATTTATACACACTTCACATCACCTATCAGACGTTACTGTGATGTCGTCGCACATAGACAATTAGCGGGCGCTATTGGGTATGAACCTTTAAGTTTGGCTCACCGtgacaaaaataaaatggaTATGATTTGCAGAAATATTAACAGAAAACATAGAAATGCCCAATTTGCCGGCAGAGCAAGTATAGAATATTACGTTGGCCAGGTTATGAGAAGTAACGAGTCCACAGAAACCGGTTATATTATTaaagttttcaataatGGTATAGTTGTGCTGGTTCCCAAGTTTGGCGTCGAGGGATTAATAAGACTGGACAATTTGACCAAGGATCCAAACTCTGCCACCTTCGATGAAGTGGAATACAAATTAACTTTTGTGCCTACAGATTCAAATAAACCAAGAGACGTTTATGTTTTCGATAAGGTTGAAGTTCAAGTGAGATCTGTAATGGACCCTATCACTAGTAAACGTAAAGCAGAATTGCTATTGAAGTAA
- the TAT2 gene encoding aromatic amino acid transmembrane transporter TAT2 (similar to Saccharomyces cerevisiae TAT2 (YOL020W); ancestral locus Anc_1.368): MTEDFISSVKDSSEELKERRSKVEFVEYKSKQLTSSSSHNSKSSHHDDDGQYNNRNIFQRCVDSFKPPLDGSFDTSNLKRTLKPRHLIMIAIGGSIGTGLFVGSGKAIAEGGPLGVVLGWTIAGSQIIGTVHGLGEITVRFPVVGAFANYGTRFLDPSISFVVSTIYVLQWFFVLPLEIIAAAMTVQYWNSSIDPVIWVAIFYAVIVSINLFGARGFGEAEFAFSTVKAITVGGFIILCIVLICGGGPDHEFIGAKYWHDPGCLAHGFPGVLSVLVVASYSLGGIEMTCLASGETDPKGLPSAIKQVFWRIIFFFLVSLTLVGFLVPYTNQNLLGGSSVDNSPFVIAIKLHHIKVLPSIVNAVILISVLSVGNSCIFASSRTLCSMAHQGLIPWWFGYIDRAGRPLVGIMANSLFGLLAFLVKSGSMSEVFNWLMAIAGLATCIVWLSINLSHVRFRLAMKAQGKSLDELEFVSAVGIWGSVYSALINCLILIAQFYCSLWPIGGWTSSKERAKIFFQNYLCALIMVFIFVIHKIYYRCQMGKWWGVKELKDIDLETDRKDIDIEIVKQEIAEKKKYLDSRPWYVRQFHFWC; this comes from the coding sequence ATGACCGAAGACTTCATTTCTTCTGTCAAGGATTCGAGTGAGGAGCTTAAGGAACGGCGATCGAAAGTCGAATTTGTAGAGTACAAATCCAAGCAATTAACATCCTCCTCATCGCACAATTCAAAGTCATCCCATCATGATGATGACGGCCAATACAATAATAGAAACATTTTCCAGCGATGTGTCGATTCTTTCAAGCCTCCTTTGGACGGTTCGTTCGACACAagcaatttgaaaagaacacTGAAGCCCAGACACTTGATCATGATTGCCATTGGGGGCAGTATAGGTACCGGTTTGTTCGTGGGTAGCGGTAAAGCCATCGCGGAAGGTGGTCCTCTGGGTGTCGTCCTGGGTTGGACCATTGCAGGCTCTCAAATTATCGGGACAGTCCATGGGCTGGGTGAGATAACGGTGCGGTTCCCCGTCGTTGGGGCATTTGCCAACTACGGTACGAGGTTTTTAGATCCAAGTATAAGTTTTGTTGTTTCGACCATATACGTGCTACAGTGGTTCTTCGTTTTACCCTTAGAAATCATTGCTGCGGCCATGACCGTGCAGTACTGGAACTCATCCATTGATCCGGTGATTTGGGTGGCCATCTTTTACGCGGTTATTGTCTCCATAAACTTGTTTGGTGCCAGAGGTTTCGGGGAGGCTGAATTCGCATTTTCCACCGTCAAAGCAATAACGGTTGGCGGATTCATCATATTATGCATTGTTCTCATTTGTGGCGGAGGACCCGATCACGAATTCATTGGCGCCAAATACTGGCACGACCCCGGTTGTTTAGCCCACGGGTTTCCGGGCGTTTTATCTGTTCTTGTCGTTGCCTCGTATTCCCTGGGTGGTATAGAAATGACATGTTTGGCGTCGGGAGAAACGGATCCTAAAGGCTTACCGAGTGCCATCAAACAAGTGTTTTGGAgaattatatttttctttttagtGTCACTAACCCTAGTGGGGTTCCTGGTCCCATAtacaaatcaaaatttactTGGTGGATCATCCGTAGATAACTCACCCTTTGTGATCGCCATAAAGTTGCACCATATCAAAGTTCTGCCCTCCATTGTCAACGCGGTTATTCTAATCAGTGTTTTGAGTGTAGGGAACTCCTGCATCTTCGCTTCCAGTAGAACATTGTGTTCCATGGCACATCAAGGCCTTATCCCGTGGTGGTTTGGTTATATTGACCGCGCTGGGAGGCCGCTGGTTGGAATCATGGCAAACTCGCTGTTCGGATTGCTAGCATTCTTGGTCAAATCAGGTTCAATGTCCGAAGTTTTCAATTGGTTAATGGCCATCGCAGGCTTGGCCACATGCATCGTCTGGTTGAGTATCAATTTGTCACACGTTAGATTTAGATTGGCAATGAAGGCTCAGGGGAAATCGCTGGACGAATTGGAGTTTGTTAGTGCCGTCGGTATTTGGGGCTCCGTATATTCCGCGCTAATCAATTGCCTGATTTTGATAGCTCAATTCTATTGTTCCCTATGGCCCATTGGCGGTTGGACCAGCAGTAAGGAAAGggccaaaatatttttccaaaattacCTGTGTGCCCTGATAATGGTGTTTATATTTGTCATCCACAAAATTTACTACAGGTGCCAAATGGGGAAATGGTGGGGGgtgaaagaattgaaggaCATCGATTTGGAAACCGACCGTAAAGACATCGATATCGAGATTGTAAAACAGGAAATTgccgaaaaaaaaaagtacctAGATTCACGTCCATGGTATGTGAGACAGTTCCATTTCTGGTGTTAA
- the TOS7 gene encoding Tos7p (similar to Saccharomyces cerevisiae DCV1 (YFR012W) and YOL019W; ancestral locus Anc_1.371), which produces MKKNSSVIFFLVALSQFITMAFLIIGSVTAPIFKQIGYSKYDEITYGTFGYCKDGSCSKASYNYNPDQLSDSDSDWKLNSNARSILGKIIFVTPIAAGLNFLAFFSTIMSILLINVLSSDKVGGASAIMFFVNLALSTLGFLSACLICIVAFLLFYPHVTWCSWILIPGAALSLIVVPLIFLAYSRSSGSRDDDEMEELEEKGMLLNEPYPNSAAERFNIDADGNFNMRGDSRTNLLSNSFENRTNATVLPDITSHIQGPKLSNVTTSTASDVSTYDKEAKEMGNSNASELNYEEDDGMAYDKRRSTSTYSVIESESGLKSSGPSNDYMRNNGSDTDNNINNKVLLAKTGISSSPSLASSDYSQRDVIPHRNPSRLLNDIMETSYNEPNDNHINNMSSFNDKDSNLTSISQKDVNTGVYNQMPQSTAAAPQNMRFYAGQPHPMPLAYQQQQQQQQQQQHQYNLYQRTAPAGPDPSNIILQNNPHFNIGPSQLPQRRNPIQQAGFSSNPSPSQSPITYGYKPAYKRRLQNKNLPRATTTLNNPYGFR; this is translated from the coding sequence atgaagaaaaattcttctgtaattttcttccttgtGGCCCTGTCACAATTTATCACGATGGCATTCCTCATTATCGGCTCCGTCACAGCTCCAATTTTCAAGCAAATCGGGTATTCTAAATACGACGAGATCACATATGGTACATTCGGCTACTGTAAAGATGGTTCTTGCTCCAAGGCAAGCTATAATTACAATCCTGATCAATTATCGGACAGTGACAGTGACTGGAAGCTTAATAGCAATGCCAGGTCCATACTGGGTaaaatcatcttcgtcaCGCCCATTGCTGCTGGTCTGAATTttttggcatttttttctaccATCATGAGTATTCTCTTGATTAACGTATTATCGAGTGATAAGGTTGGTGGTGCATCTGCCATCATGTTTTTTGTCAATTTGGCATTGTCCACTTTAGGCTTTCTTTCTGCTTGTTTGATATGCATCGTGGCGTTTTTACTGTTCTACCCTCACGTCACCTGGTGCTCATGGATTTTGATACCGGGTGCTGCTTTATCCCTGATAGTAGTTCCCTTGATATTCTTGGCTTATTCAAGAAGCTCAGGTTCTAgagatgacgatgaaatggaagaattggaagaaaagggTATGCTGCTGAACGAGCCATATCCAAACTCAGCGGCCGAGAGATTCAATATCGATGCTGATGGTAATTTCAATATGCGCGGAGACTCAAGAACGAATTTATTGAGTAACAGTTTCGAAAATCGCACCAACGCTACAGTCCTGCCAGATATTACTTCACATATACAAGGTCCAAAGTTATCGAATGTAACCACATCCACTGCATCCGATGTCTCCACTTACGATAAAGAGGCCAAAGAAATGGGGAACTCGAATGCCTCTGAACTCAATTacgaagaagacgatgGTATGGCATATGACAAGAGAAGGTCTACTTCTACGTATTCTGTCATTGAAAGTGAAAGTGGTCTGAAAAGCAGCGGTCCTTCCAATGATTACATGAGAAATAATGGCAGTGATACCGACAACAATATAAATAACAAAGTACTTTTGGCGAAAACGGGAATTTCATCCAGCCCATCATTGGCATCCTCAGACTACTCCCAAAGAGACGTCATCCCTCACAGGAATCCTTCGAGGCTATTGAATGATATCATGGAGACCTCGTACAATGAACCAAACGACAACCACATCAATAACATGTCTTCTTTCAACGATAAGGACTCAAATCTAACTTCAATATCGCAAAAAGATGTCAACACAGGAGTATACAACCAAATGCCCCAATCAACGGCTGCGGCCCCTCAAAACATGAGATTTTATGCTGGTCAACCACATCCAATGCCGTTAGCatatcaacaacaacaacaacaacaacaacaacaacaacatcagTATAATTTATATCAAAGAACTGCCCCTGCTGGTCCAGACCCTTCTAATATTATTCTACAAAACAATCCTCATTTCAATATTGGCCCAAGTCAACTACCACAGCGCAGAAATCCAATACAACAAGCcggtttttcttcaaatccatCACCAAGCCAAAGCCCCATAACGTACGGTTACAAACCCGCCTACAAGAGGAGGttacaaaataaaaatctgCCCAGGGCCACCACAACATTGAATAATCCTTATGGATTcaggtaa
- the IFM1 gene encoding translation initiation factor 2 (similar to Saccharomyces cerevisiae IFM1 (YOL023W); ancestral locus Anc_1.364), translated as MLRRHGLFWLKTCPRLNVLQRQCVPISHLLDNRIGCQQRWYAKGRRRSLDSKKEMKPLNFSIPNYISVNKLANLLNCRVEKLIKDLTALGFQNITTTYILSKEYVELILQEYNFALPSLSTSTNIDNVYEELKSPVNPKLLTKRPPVVTIMGHVDHGKTTIVDYLRKSSVVAQEHGGITQHIGAFQIITPKSGKKITFLDTPGHAAFLKMRERGANITDIIVLVVSVEDSVMPQTLEAIKHAKKSGNELIIAITKIDRIPRPKEREKKIEKVINDLIVQDIAVEKIGGDVQVIPISAKTGENMDLLEESIVLLSEVMDIRAENSPRTIVEGWIIESQVKKQVGNVATVLVKKGTLQKGKILICGNTFCKIKNLIDDKGTPISKATPSYATEVLGWKDVPHVGDEVIQVKSEAIAKKFISKRQDLVEVQKNSSIVERLNEERALAKEHHAIEEKNEGLQKEDAAPDRDQNILPKNINYIIKCDVSGSAEAVSESISSLGNDEVRCNVISSSVGIPTESDLKMAQITDSVILCFNLGKLPSEVINNRAGIEVKQYNVIYKLIEDVTETLTENLKPIFEKKVISTVDIRESFDFKLKKKVIKIAGCKVNNGSIKKNSLVQVVRGPNDDVIFDGALSTLKHNKDDVAEVSKGHECGITFEDGFEGFEPGDRILVYENVKVPRYL; from the coding sequence ATGCTGAGAAGACACGGATTATTCTGGTTAAAGACATGTCCCCGTCTAAATGTTCTTCAAAGACAGTGCGTACCCATATCACATTTACTTGATAATCGCATTGGTTGCCAGCAAAGGTGGTATGCAAAGGGAAGGAGAAGAAGCCTGGATtccaaaaaagaaatgaaaccactaaatttttccattccAAACTACATTTCTGTGAATAAATTAGCTAATTTATTGAACTGTCGTGTGGAAAAACTAATAAAAGATTTGACAGCATTAGGtttccaaaatatcacAACAACTTATATATTATCAAAAGAATACGTCGAACTAATTTTACAGGAATACAACTTTGCCCTTCCGAGCCTCTCCACGTCCACGAATATAGATAATGTTTATGAGGAGCTAAAGTCTCCTGTAAATCCAAAATTATTAACCAAAAGACCTCCCGTGGTGACTATAATGGGCCATGTAGATCATGGTAAAACAACTATTGTCGATTATCTACGGAAATCCTCTGTAGTCGCTCAAGAACATGGTGGGATCACACAACATATTGGTGCCTTTCAAATAATAACGCCGAAGTCTGGGAAAAAGATCACATTTTTAGATACTCCTGGTCATGCTGCCTTTCTGAAAATGAGAGAAAGAGGTGCAAATATCACGGATATTATTGTCCTGGTAGTTTCTGTTGAAGATTCTGTTATGCCGCAGACGTTGGAGGCCATAAAACATGCGAAAAAATCAGGAAATGAGCTAATAATTGCAATAACGAAAATAGACAGAATTCCGCGGCCTAAGGAACGTGAGAAGAAGATCGAAAAGGTTATTAATGACTTGATTGTTCAAGATATTGCAGTGGAGAAAATCGGTGGAGATGTTCAAGTAATCCCTATAAGTGCGAAAACAGGTGAGAATATGGATCTTTTAGAGGAATCAATCGTGCTTTTAAGTGAAGTGATGGATATAAGAGCTGAAAACTCCCCTAGAACTATTGTAGAAGGTTGGATTATTGAGAGCCAAGTTAAAAAACAAGTCGGAAATGTAGCTACCGTTCTAGTTAAGAAGGGTACTCtacaaaaaggaaaaattttgatctGTGGCAATACATTTTGTAAGATCAAAAACTTAATTGACGATAAAGGTACACCAATTTCTAAAGCAACACCATCATATGCTACCGAAGTTCTCGGCTGGAAGGATGTTCCGCATGTTGGTGATGAGGTTATTCAAGTTAAGAGCGAGGCAATTGCCAAAAAGTTCATCAGTAAAAGGCAGGACCTTGTTGAAGTTCAGAAAAACTCTAGCATTGTTGAGAGattgaatgaagaaagagcTCTAGCGAAGGAGCACCATGCtattgaggaaaaaaatgaaggatTGCAAAAGGAGGATGCTGCTCCGGATCGTgatcaaaatattctccctaaaaatatcaattaTATCATTAAATGTGACGTGTCCGGCTCAGCTGAAGCAGTTTCTGAAAGTATCTCTTCATTAGGAAATGATGAAGTGAGATGTAATGtcatttcttcttctgttggTATTCCCACCGAGAGCGACTTAAAAATGGCGCAGATTACAGATAGTGTAATCCTATGTTTCAACTTAGGTAAACTGCCAAGTGAAGTGATCAACAACCGGGCTGGGATCGAAGTAAAACAGTACAATGTTATCTATAAATTAATCGAGGACGTAACTGAAACGTTAactgaaaatttaaaacccatctttgaaaaaaaagttatttCAACAGTTGATATTCGTGAATCGTTTGACTTTaagttaaagaaaaaagtaatcAAAATCGCAGGATGCAAAGTAAACAACGGTAGCATCAAGAAGAACTCCTTGGTTCAAGTAGTCAGAGGTCCCAATGATGATGTCATTTTCGATGGAGCTCTCTCGACTTTGAAACACAATAAGGATGATGTAGCAGAAGTTTCAAAGGGACATGAATGTGGGATTACTTTTGAGGACGGTTTTGAGGGGTTTGAACCCGGTGATAGAATCCTGGTTTATGAAAACGTGAAAGTTCCTCGTTACTTGTGA
- the SKDI15G1320 gene encoding uncharacterized protein (similar to Saccharomyces cerevisiae IGD1 (YFR017C) and YOL024W; ancestral locus Anc_1.363) — MSKLSIYPQLSDFTNLEEPPEPKEFFQDLCGFPTFSEIHLSNSQRSTNYCDALSHSRQKFPTVFSKMTLRELRHDMSTFSLQEKEQMNIYDAYKVIDMGDHVLFETLCSKPGPSFEKSHINKSQLKAEAILDEPPIMNIEFQPSSSAQNSSIFFYEDYKKFIYQQLDMFG; from the coding sequence ATGTCAAAACTATCAATCTACCCCCAGCTAAGCGATTTTACCAATTTGGAAGAGCCACCAGAACccaaagaattttttcaagaccTTTGTGGTTTCCCTACCTTTTCTGAAATACATCTCTCAAATTCTCAAAGATCAACAAATTATTGCGATGCTTTGAGCCATTCTAGGCAAAAATTCCCAACGGTATTTTCTAAAATGACATTGCGAGAGCTGAGGCATGATATGTccacattttctttgcagGAAAAGGAGCAGATGAATATTTACGACGCCTACAAGGTGATAGATATGGGCGACCATGTTCTGTTTGAAACTTTGTGTTCAAAGCCAGGACcttcctttgaaaaatcgcACATAAATAAATCACAATTGAAGGCTGAAGCAATTTTGGACGAACCGCCTATAATGAATATAGAGTTTCAGCCGTCTTCCTCTGCACAAAATTcaagcattttcttttacgaAGACTACAAGAAATTTATTTATCAACAACTAGACATGTTTGGTTAG